AAAAATAAAGTTTTTGCTAAAATATATTGACAGTTGTGTCATACCCATGCTATACTAATTCAAGTCAGAGGGCTAAGGGCAAATCAATACTTCAATTATGGCCTATAATAATATATTTGAGCTGTTAAATGTAGCAAAATAACATGTTGTTAAGCTGGTGTAGCTCAGCAGGTAGAGCAGCTGACTTGTAATCAGCAGGTCGGGGGTTCGAATCCGTCCACCAGCTCCAAATCAAGAAGGGAATATTCCTTTGAAAAAGGTGTATTCCCTTACTTTTTGTTTTTAATCGTTTCATGGTGAACCCCTTTATTTTGTAGTTTTCAAATCATATAAGATTAAATGTAACCCATAGAGAGTTTAGTTCATAATATAAAAGTAAAGATAATATGTAAACATGAAAAATATAAGGAGGCTTCTGTATGTATGAATATGAGTGGAATTCCATGCCGTGTATGCAGATGATGAGTATGCCGGATTACTGTTATCCAATGATGACAATGCCACAGCAACAGTTGGAAAGTATGTACCCAAAAGTTTACATTATAATTTTCCCTGTTGTACGGCGCCATTGCGACATGATGGATATGAAATATGGAGTAATGCACATCCCTACCCGTGAACAACTGGATTCCATGGTTGACAGTATAGTAAAGACAGTATCATCGGATGTTGAGCTGGCAATTGCAGAGGGGGTAAGGGAAGAGGAGAGGCAGCTTGGTCTTGGAGGAAGGCGCCTGCTACGTGATTTGGTATTAATTCTTCTTTTAAGAGAACTCATCCGCAGAAGGGGTCAATATTGGGGATATTACGGTTATCCAGGAGGAATGTACGGCACTTATGGCGGATACCCTGGTGGATACCCAATATATTAGAGTTGTTAATTTTATATAATTTTCTTTGAAACTATTCTTGACAAAAAATTTTATATAATCGTTGGCCTGTTTGCCTAAAACACTATAAGGCGACAGGCTTTTTTTTTATAAATTTTTCTTTATAGACATATTGATTATGCATATAGATAGTATTAATGTATGTTTACAAAAAAAATTGATATACTTAATAATATCACCTCTAAAAAATATTGATGGAGGTATGACTTTGAAAATATTAGTGATAATTCCTGCGTATAATGAAGAAAAATCAATAACAGGGGTAGTAGGCCAAATTAAGCTTAATATACCTGAAGCGGATATTCTTGTAGTAAATGACGGTTCTAATGATGCTACACCTCAAAAGGCTTCTGAGGCGGGTGCCAGAGTAATAAACCTTCCTTTTAACCTTGGTATAGGTGGAGCTATGCAAACAGGTTATCTTTATGCAAAGTATAACAATTATGATATAGCCGTGCAAGTGGACGGGGATGGCCAACATAACCCTATTTATATACATAATCTTATGGAGCTTATAATACAAGGCTCGGCTGATATGGTTATAGGTTCCAGGTTTATAAAGAAAACATCTTACACACCTTCCTCTGCAAGAAAAGCCGGGATGCTGTTTTTTTCAGCTCTTATCAAGCTTCTTACAAATCAGAGGGTTAAAGACACAACCTCGGGGTTTAGAGTAGTGAATAAAAAAATAATTGAGTATTTTTCACTTCACTACCCTGTTGATTATCCTGAAGTTGATGTACTGGTGAAACTTTACAAAAAGGGGTTTCGAGTTATGGAGATGCCTGTGGAAATGCAGGAGCGAAAAACCGGGAAATCCTCTATTACACCTTTGCGTTCTATTTATTATATGATTAAGGTAACAATATCCTTATTAATAGAATCTTTAAAAACTATTGAACAGTGAAGGAGGTAAACCCCATATTGACTATTGACAATTGGGTTTGTAGGTTATGTTTATTAATGTTTATACCATTTCAATAATATTCAGTATAGTATTTCTTGTTGTAGTAGTAGAACTGGTAAGAAAAAACAAGCTTCAAGAAAGATATTCTCTTTTATGGATTTTTATGAGCATTATATTGCTAGTGCTTTCATCTACTCCAGTAATAATAAACAAACTGGCAGAATGGCTCGATATAAAAAATCCGCCATCTTTTTTATTTCTTTTTGGACTTGTATACCTTCTTATTTATAACCTGCACCTTACTGTTGTTGTATCAAAACAGTCTGAAAAAATTACCAGGCTGGTACAGGAAATAGCCCTTCTTAAGGAATCCTTAAGCAAAAGGGGGAAGCAATGTATTTAAAACAAGGTAAAACACTGGAAGGGATGGCTATATATAGATTTTTATCATTGAGTTATGGAAAAATATTTTATATAATAATAACTGATATATAGTATACAAAAAATGTGGGCTAATAATTAACAGTTTATTTGTAACTTTATATTTTATCAGAAACTAAAATTAAACTTGCAAAAAGGAGGCATATTGCATGGGATGTATAAAAATTACGAAGAAAGAGTATAAGGGATGGAAAAACTGCATTGAAATTTCCAATGGTATAGTAGACATTATAGCCACTACTGATGTAGGGCCAAGAATAATCCGTTTCGGTTTTACAGGCAAGGAAAATGAGTTTTGTGAAGTGGAAGGCCAGGTGGGTACAACCGGCGGGAATGAATGGAAAATTTATGGCGGCCATAGGCTATGGCACAGCCCGGAGCATAAGCCCCGCAGCTATGAACCGGATAATTCAAAGATAGATTATTGGGAAAAGGAAAATGGTATTGTACTTAGTCAGCCTGTTGAACCCTGGGCACAGATTAAAAAGGAAATAGAAGTATCTCTTTCCCCTGACAAACCTAAAGTTTTTTTGCTTCACAGGCTTACAAACAAAGGTGCCTGGCCTGTTGAACTTGCAGCCTGGGCACTTACGGTAATGGCTCCCGGAGGTAAGGAAATAATACCCCAGGTAACCAAAGATACGGGTTTGTTACCCAATAGGATGATATCCTTATGGCCTTACACAAAATTAAACGACCACAGAGTGTACTGGGGAGAAAAATACATAACCCTGCAGCATGATTGTAATGCCAAAGGACCGTTTAAGATAGGATTACCTAATGAAGATGGCTGGGCGGCATATGCCAACCATGGACATCTTTTTGTAAAGCAATTCCAACATATTGATGGGGCGCTTTATCCTGACTTTGGTGCATCTTCTTTCGAGACATATACCTGCGATTTCATGACGGAAATAGAGACTTTGAGCCCTCTCGTTGTACTGGATCCTGATGAGTCGGTGGAACATACTGAGATATGGAGTCTTTATGATAATGTTAAGGTACCTGAAAATGAGGAAGATATAGACGAGATAATCTTATCATTTATCGGAAAGTAAGAAGTTCAAAGAGGTATAAATATGGTAAAACAAGAGTCATTGGCTAATTTAACGCTGCGCCAGTTCCTTAAGTACGTAACAACCGGGGGAATTTCTTTTGGCGCAGAATATACTATGTTTTACATGTTATTTCGTATTTTGAAGTTGTGGTATATATGGTCAAACTCCATAGCTATGACGTTTGGTTTTACCATAAGTTTCTTTTTAAACAGGTTTTGGTCTTTTAAGTCTCAAGGAAATGCATATAGACAATTCATAATGTATGGTGTTTTGTTTTTGGTAAATCTTTTTATATCAAATATGCTCATGTTATTATTTTCAGGTACTT
This portion of the Bacillota bacterium genome encodes:
- a CDS encoding glycosyltransferase family 2 protein — its product is MKILVIIPAYNEEKSITGVVGQIKLNIPEADILVVNDGSNDATPQKASEAGARVINLPFNLGIGGAMQTGYLYAKYNNYDIAVQVDGDGQHNPIYIHNLMELIIQGSADMVIGSRFIKKTSYTPSSARKAGMLFFSALIKLLTNQRVKDTTSGFRVVNKKIIEYFSLHYPVDYPEVDVLVKLYKKGFRVMEMPVEMQERKTGKSSITPLRSIYYMIKVTISLLIESLKTIEQ
- a CDS encoding DUF2304 domain-containing protein; protein product: MFINVYTISIIFSIVFLVVVVELVRKNKLQERYSLLWIFMSIILLVLSSTPVIINKLAEWLDIKNPPSFLFLFGLVYLLIYNLHLTVVVSKQSEKITRLVQEIALLKESLSKRGKQCI
- a CDS encoding GtrA family protein, which gives rise to MVKQESLANLTLRQFLKYVTTGGISFGAEYTMFYMLFRILKLWYIWSNSIAMTFGFTISFFLNRFWSFKSQGNAYRQFIMYGVLFLVNLFISNMLMLLFSGTFGIKPLISKLVTVGILVCWNFVIYKKVIFK